GAAAGAGCTCACCGAGGCGGTGGCGCGCGGCCTCTTCAAGCTGATGTCGGCCAAGGATGAATTCGAGGTGGCGCGCCTCTATACCGACGGCTCTTTCCAGCGCCAGCTCGCCGAAATCTTCGAAGGCGATCTGCGCATGGAGCTGCATCTCGCGCCCAATCTGGTCGCGTTCCAGCGCAAGAACGACATTGGCGGTTCACGCAAGATCACTTTCGGCCCGTGGATGTTCCTCGTGCTGAAATGGCTCGCGCGCTTCAAGGGCCTGCGCGGGACGCTCCTCGATCCCTTCCGCCCGGACAGCGACCGCATCGCCGAGCGCAAAATGCTCGCCGATTATCAAACGCTGCTGGACGATATTCTGCCGCATCTCTCGCCCGCCAATCATGCGACGGCGGTGGCGCTGGCGCGCATACCGGAGAAAATCCGCGGTTTCGGCAATATTCGCGCGCGCAGCGTGCTGGAGGCGCGCGCCGAGATCGCCCGTCTCTATGGCGAGTATTATGCGATACGAGCGGATGTGAAGATGGCGGCGGAGTGAGAGCGCACGAGAGTCTTTGTCAGAAAGGCGCGCTTCCTTCTCCCGCTTGCGGGAGAAGGAAGCGCGCCTCGAGATTTGCGTGTCTCGGAGCGGGGGAAAGCCGATAGCGAGTAGAATCCACTCGCTCCTCCCTCACCGCACCCGCGTCCAATCTTCCCCGCCACAAATATTCGTGCCATTCACGCAGCCTTCCAGCCGCATCACCTTCTCGCTGCGCATGGCGAGGCTCGCGGCGTAGTTCTGGCCGTCTCTCGCATTGTAGATGGTGCCGGCCCAGCTATTGGCGCCATTGGGCCGCAGAGTGAGGATCGGCAGGCCGAGCAGCGAGCGTTGACGCTGGCGCGGATCGGGGTTGTTCTCATCCGTCCCTTTGT
This genomic window from Methylosinus sp. H3A contains:
- a CDS encoding DUF2147 domain-containing protein is translated as MKRSWICASIFTVAATAALADPIGEWRVADGTAHIQIARCGQAICGKIAWTSDKGTDENNPDPRQRQRSLLGLPILTLRPNGANSWAGTIYNARDGQNYAASLAMRSEKVMRLEGCVNGTNICGGEDWTRVR